A single Augochlora pura isolate Apur16 chromosome 2, APUR_v2.2.1, whole genome shotgun sequence DNA region contains:
- the LOC144473200 gene encoding uncharacterized protein LOC144473200 translates to MHLEDYHENRTEEDVQRAVSRTIKQENYNSLHFAPITTMASNPQQACWVTSHADTGLSSPILPNNSNLHEYTDWEQLSAAFQYPYQQYSVTDRSPGSTGSEATTPTWNSVVHNEATDCSNGQRLPSVGSAFSFSRSFSNTVYPEYQNYQEYPEYQDDVTVSLPLILHTQSEAQSFTGPMQNATDEFDLSLIRGDPTSLLNNVESPSSPSSTYLEELQDPFSNLNGSCYAIGHLVSGQQSSISTMTFVNDTSLGDGFGNQVVLPRNEGLLLTDRRVPMPKNDAEADKRSKSYDCTTAEDGLTSTYQCRWIDCGCAFAEQEGLVRHIERRHVESSSSNSHGHGRRIQRDRDKEKDKEKDGEGYTVTGSGQDEFACLWQGCPRARPFNARYKLLIHMRVHSGEKPNKCPFSGCKKAFSRLENLKIHQRSHTGERPYACQHRGCTKAFSNSSDRAKHQRTHYDTKPYACQVTGCGKRYTDPSSLRKHVKNHSEPATPVLHSTATSDSKNSTSIPSNAINSSRHDPISMTSRQPAQTVVAYAAESNYRSYKTSESYADEDADLFQTNLCQVERISMSLENNPEYVPIESMKRYLIGDVSSSHVDAAGYCEDDVPDFQELGSDIEQQFLELSNLDDAVFIDG, encoded by the exons ATGCATCTCGAGGACTACCACGAGAACAGAACCGAAGAGGACGTCCAACGCGCAGTGTCGAGGACCATTAAACAGGAGAACTACAATAGTCTACACTTCGCACCGATTACGACAATGGCGAGCAACCCGCAACAAGCCTGTTGGGTAACGTCTCACGCGGACACCGGTCTGTCCTCCCCCATTCTACCGAACAATTCCAATCTGCACGAGTACACCGACTGGGAGCAACTCAGCGCAGCTTTCCAGTACCCTTATCAGCAGTACTCTGTGACGGACAGGTCACCGGGTAGCACCGGGAGCGAGGCAACCACGCCAACGTGGAACAGTGTGGTCCACAACGAGGCAACAGACTGTTCCAATGGACAGAGACTGCCATCGGTTGGCTCAgcgttctctttctcgcgtAGTTTTTCCAACACAGTCTACCCAGAGTATCAGAACTATCAGGAGTACCCCGAGTACCAAGACGACGTCACAGTGTCTTTACCGTTGATCCTCCACACGCAGTCCGAGGCTCAGAGCTTCACAGGACCGATGCAGAATGCTACGGATGAATTCGATTTAAGTTTGATAAGGGGCGATCCAACGTCTCTTCTGAACAACGTGGAGTCACCTTCTTCACCGTCGTCAACGTATCTCGAAGAGCTGCAGGATCCCTTCTCCAATCTGAACGGATCGTGCTATGCGATTGGACATCTAGTTTCCGGACAGCAATCCTCGATCTCAACGATGACTTTTGTTAACGATACCAGTTTAGGCGACGGCTTCGGCAACCAGGTCGTTTTACCTAGAAACGAAGGCTTGTTACTCACTGATCGACGTGTTCCTATGCCGAAGAACGACGCCGAGGCAGACAAACGTAGCAAATCTTATG ACTGTACGACCGCGGAGGACGGCCTCACGTCGACGTACCAGTGCCGTTGGATAGACTGTGGCTGCGCGTTCGCGGAGCAAGAGGGTCTGGTCCGTCACATAGAGAGAAGACACGTGGAATCCTCGTCGTCCAACTCGCACGGACATGGAAGACGGATACAAAGGGACAGGGACAAGGAAAAAGACAAGGAGAAGGATGGCGAGGGGTACACTGTTACCGGAAGTGGCCAGGATGAGTTCGCTTGTCTATGGCAGGGATGTCCACGCGCTAGACCATTCAATGCTAGATACAAATTGTTGATACACATGAGGGTCCATAGCGGAGAGAAGCCAAATAAGTGTCCG ttcAGCGGATGCAAGAAAGCTTTCTCGCGGTTGGAGAACCTGAAGATCCATCAAAGATCGCACACAGGAGAAAGACCATACGCGTGCCAGCATCGTGGTTGCACGAAAGCTTTCAGCAACAGCAGTGATCGTGCGAAACACCAAAGAACTCATTACGATACG AAACCGTACGCTTGTCAGGTGACCGGCTGCGGAAAGCGCTACACGGATCCGTCGAGCCTGAGAAAGCATGTGAAGAACCACTCGGAGCCAGCAACCCCGGTCCTCCATTCCACGGCGACGTCCGATAGCAAAAATTCCACAAGCATTCCCAGCAACGCGATCAATTCGTCGCGACACGATCCGATTTCCATGACTTCGAGGCAACCGGCGCAAACAGTGGTCGCTTACGCCGCGGAATCGAATTATCGGTCGTATAAGACTTCGGAGTCTTACGCGGACGAGGACGCGGATCTGTTCCAGACGAATCTGTGTCAGGTCGAGAGGATTTCCATGAGCCTTGAGAACAATCCAGAGTATGTTCCAATTGAGTCTATGAAGCGTTATCTCATCGGCGATGTCAGCAGTTCGCACGTGGATGCCGCAG GATACTGCGAGGACGACGTGCCCGACTTTCAGGAGCTCGGCTCCGACATCGAGCAACAGTTCCTCGAGCTGAGCAACTTGGACGACGCGGTGTTCATCGACGGTTGA